The following nucleotide sequence is from Dehalococcoidia bacterium.
CCGCTCGCCACCCGGCAAGGCCCGCTGCGTACTCGCTCGCCGCTCTGCGCCCTGATACCGTTGACAAAACTCCTCACGCAGAAAGGACTCGTTGCGGATGATTTTGTACCGCTCGCAAAAACTCTGCCAGCCGCCCATGCGCGTCAACGCGGACGTAATCGACGGATCTTGAAACTCTGGAACACCGTAATAGCCTGTGCTTGTCCAGGCGGCGATGACATCGGACCACGCTTCCAACGCCTGCTCCTCTGGCGCCCCGTCGAGAAGGCTGATCAGGTCCGCTGGCTTTGGGAACCAGCGGCCTCGCTCAGGCTGCACCACATGGGCACGCATGGCAGCGACAACGGACGCAATCTCATAGCCCTGTAATGCCTCGAAGTAGAGAGCCTGGAGGGATTCAGTCATCGGTTTGTCGTACAGCTCAGACAGGCGCGTGAGTTCCTTGGTGAAGCGGTCGAGGTCATCTGCCGTCACGTCTGCTCCTCCTCTGCGCGTAGCCTTGCCTTGAGACGTTCCCCTGCGGCCATCGTCGCTTGTGCCGCCGTGGAGATCGGCAACATCGGCTCAATCTTGTCCTTCCATCGCCCCTCGGTGAGAAACTTCGCCGGGTAGGGGATAAATTTTCCCGCCTCCTCCTGCCAGGCGGCAGAGTGTTTGTAAGCTTCGACGGCCTGAAAAATCTTCTCGTGTTCGCTCACTGGAATTTTCTTCCAGGCTTTCTTGACGCTCTCCTCGGCTTTCCAGATGGGATAGCATGCTTGGAACCTCCCAAAGCCGTTGAGGTCGGGTTTCAGACTGACTCCCTTTTCTCCCACACCCTCTTTTCCCTCTTCTAAAGAACTAGCACTAACAGAAGCAGTAGCAGTAACAGGAAGGTATCGGATAGTCTTTCCGAAAGCCTCTAGGAAAGACTCTGACTTATCTTTCGTATAGTCTATAAGG
It contains:
- a CDS encoding DUF6475 domain-containing protein, translating into MTADDLDRFTKELTRLSELYDKPMTESLQALYFEALQGYEIASVVAAMRAHVVQPERGRWFPKPADLISLLDGAPEEQALEAWSDVIAAWTSTGYYGVPEFQDPSITSALTRMGGWQSFCERYKIIRNESFLREEFCQRYQGAERRASTQRALPGGERKALNE